A region from the Xenopus laevis strain J_2021 chromosome 4S, Xenopus_laevis_v10.1, whole genome shotgun sequence genome encodes:
- the nprl2.S gene encoding NPR2 like, GATOR1 complex subunit S homeolog isoform X1 yields MMANRKIECIFFSEFHPTHGTKITYQVPEEYIFRELFDSVHVYIITKHELQNKLITVTAMDKKLIGCPVCIENKKYSRNALLFNLGFVCDARAKTCALEPIVKKLAGYLTTLELETGFISNEDSKQRLVPIMNILLEGLNSTGECSLPIDESNTMHLKVIEPRVSPPTAQEYDVPVFIEEKEDFSNSQWDLTTQQILPYIDGFRHIQKISAEADVELNLVRIAIQNLMYYGVVTLVSIFQYSNVYCTTPLVHELIHDKALQEECLNYVSKPGLKRPSLRDVFQLYCGLSPGTTVRDLIARYTQQLQRVDERKLIQFGLIKKLIRRLHKYPVKVSRDERSPARLYTGSHSYDEICCKTGMSYRELDERLDSDPNIIVCLK; encoded by the exons A TGATGGCCAACCGGAAGATCGAGTGCATTTTCTTCAGTGAGTTTCATCCAACTCATGGCACAAAGATAACCTACCAG GTTCCGGAGGAATACATTTTTCGAGAGCTGTTTGACTCCGTGCATGTGTATATCATTACCAAACATGAGCTGCAGAACAAACTAATCACAGT AACTGCCATGGACAAGAAGCTGATTGGTTGTCCTGTATGCATTGAGAACAAGAAATACAGTCGAAATGCTCTGCTCTTTAACCTAGGCTTTGTGTGTGATGCTCGAGCAAAGACGTGTGCTCTGGAGCCCATCGTGAAGAAGCTAGCGGGATATCTCACCACACTGGAG CTGGAAACTGGGTTTATCTCAAATGAAGATAGCAAACAGAGATTGGTGCCTATAATGAATATCTTACTGGAAGGCCTTAACTCCACGGGCGAATGTTCCCTCCCTATAG ATGAGAGTAACACTATGCATTTGAAAGTGATTGAGCCTCGAGTGTCGCCACCAACCGCACAGGAATACGATGTTCCTGTCTTTATTGAAGAGAAAGAAGATTTTAGTAATTCACAATGGGATTTAACCACTCAGCAG atcctTCCATACATTGATGGTTTCCGTCACATCCAGAAGATTTCTGCAGAGGCTGATGTGGAACTGAACCTTGTGCGAATTGCAATCCAAAACCTGAT GTACTATGGAGTGGTTACATTAGTTTCAATATTTCAG TATTCCAATGTATATTGTACAACTCCACTGGTGCATGAGCTTATCCATGACAAAGCTTTACAAGAGGAATGTCTGAACTACGTGAGTAAGCCAG GCCTTAAGCGGCCCAGTCTCCGTGATGTCTTCCAGCTGTACTGTGGCCTAAGCCCAGGTACTACAGTAAGAGATCTGATCGCTCGATATACACAGCAGCTACAAAGAGTGGATGAAAG AAAACTCATTCAGTTTGGGCTGATTAAGAAACTCATCAGGAGGCTGCACAAATATCCGGTGAAGGTGTCTCGTGATGAGAGGAGCCCTGCTCGCCTGTATACGGGGAGCCACAGCTATGATGAGATCTGCTGCAAAACAG GGATGAGTTATCGGGAGCTTGATGAAAGGCTGGAcagtgatcccaatattattgTGTGTTTGAAGTAA
- the nprl2.S gene encoding NPR2 like, GATOR1 complex subunit S homeolog, giving the protein MANRKIECIFFSEFHPTHGTKITYQVPEEYIFRELFDSVHVYIITKHELQNKLITVTAMDKKLIGCPVCIENKKYSRNALLFNLGFVCDARAKTCALEPIVKKLAGYLTTLELETGFISNEDSKQRLVPIMNILLEGLNSTGECSLPIDESNTMHLKVIEPRVSPPTAQEYDVPVFIEEKEDFSNSQWDLTTQQILPYIDGFRHIQKISAEADVELNLVRIAIQNLMYYGVVTLVSIFQYSNVYCTTPLVHELIHDKALQEECLNYVSKPGLKRPSLRDVFQLYCGLSPGTTVRDLIARYTQQLQRVDERKLIQFGLIKKLIRRLHKYPVKVSRDERSPARLYTGSHSYDEICCKTGMSYRELDERLDSDPNIIVCLK; this is encoded by the exons ATGGCCAACCGGAAGATCGAGTGCATTTTCTTCAGTGAGTTTCATCCAACTCATGGCACAAAGATAACCTACCAG GTTCCGGAGGAATACATTTTTCGAGAGCTGTTTGACTCCGTGCATGTGTATATCATTACCAAACATGAGCTGCAGAACAAACTAATCACAGT AACTGCCATGGACAAGAAGCTGATTGGTTGTCCTGTATGCATTGAGAACAAGAAATACAGTCGAAATGCTCTGCTCTTTAACCTAGGCTTTGTGTGTGATGCTCGAGCAAAGACGTGTGCTCTGGAGCCCATCGTGAAGAAGCTAGCGGGATATCTCACCACACTGGAG CTGGAAACTGGGTTTATCTCAAATGAAGATAGCAAACAGAGATTGGTGCCTATAATGAATATCTTACTGGAAGGCCTTAACTCCACGGGCGAATGTTCCCTCCCTATAG ATGAGAGTAACACTATGCATTTGAAAGTGATTGAGCCTCGAGTGTCGCCACCAACCGCACAGGAATACGATGTTCCTGTCTTTATTGAAGAGAAAGAAGATTTTAGTAATTCACAATGGGATTTAACCACTCAGCAG atcctTCCATACATTGATGGTTTCCGTCACATCCAGAAGATTTCTGCAGAGGCTGATGTGGAACTGAACCTTGTGCGAATTGCAATCCAAAACCTGAT GTACTATGGAGTGGTTACATTAGTTTCAATATTTCAG TATTCCAATGTATATTGTACAACTCCACTGGTGCATGAGCTTATCCATGACAAAGCTTTACAAGAGGAATGTCTGAACTACGTGAGTAAGCCAG GCCTTAAGCGGCCCAGTCTCCGTGATGTCTTCCAGCTGTACTGTGGCCTAAGCCCAGGTACTACAGTAAGAGATCTGATCGCTCGATATACACAGCAGCTACAAAGAGTGGATGAAAG AAAACTCATTCAGTTTGGGCTGATTAAGAAACTCATCAGGAGGCTGCACAAATATCCGGTGAAGGTGTCTCGTGATGAGAGGAGCCCTGCTCGCCTGTATACGGGGAGCCACAGCTATGATGAGATCTGCTGCAAAACAG GGATGAGTTATCGGGAGCTTGATGAAAGGCTGGAcagtgatcccaatattattgTGTGTTTGAAGTAA
- the cyb561d2.S gene encoding cytochrome b561 family member D2 S homeolog (The RefSeq protein has 2 substitutions compared to this genomic sequence) encodes MSQNTDGDSRVFQALRVLSGVAAHVSSLSLTVYVTYVSQPGATLFSWHPFLMTLAFSFLMTEAILVFSPDSSLLRSFSRRARVQVHWVLQLLCVVCSLLGLGIIYSNKVLQGKPHFSTWHGLLGVLTVFWALLQSLGGVSLLYPKLVQRWKLATRKLYHATAGLIGYLLGCGSLLLGMCSLWFGASVTAVSWYLCVLCPVLTGLVVMNQVSNAYLYRKRSQS; translated from the exons ATGTCTCAGAATACAGACGGTGACTCCCGTGTGTTCCAAGCTCTACGAGTGCTGTCAGGAGTCGCCGCTCATGTCGCTTCTCTATCGCTTACTGTCTACGTGACGTACGTATCACAGCCTGGAGCAA CTCTGTTCTCATGGCATCCATTCCTCATGACGCTTGCA TTCTCTTTCCTGATGACAGAGGCAATCTTGGTGTTCTCTCCAGACTCCTCCTTACTCCGTTCCTTTTCTCGGAGAGCACGGGTACAAGTACACTGGGTTCTACAGCTGTTGTGTGTGGTCTGCTCATTGTTGGGTCTCGGAATAATCTATTCCAACAAGGTTCTACAGGGAAAACCACACTTTTCTACGTGGCATGGACTTCTTGGGGTACTGACTGTGTTTTGGGCTCTGCTGCAGAGCCTCGGAGGGGTCTCTTTACTTTACCCAAAACTTGTACAGCGTTGGAAGCTGGCCTCTCGCAAGCTTTATCATGCAACAGCTGGTCTAATCGGCTACTTGCTGGGTTGTGGTAGCCTTCTGCTGGGAATGTGTTCCCTTTGGTTTGGTGCTTCTGTCACCGCCGTGTCCTGGTATCTTTGTGTTCTGTGTCCAGTACTTACAGGCCTTGTCGTCATGAACCAAGTGAGCAATGCATATCTATATCGCAAAAGGAGCCAGTCCTga
- the nprl2.S gene encoding NPR2 like, GATOR1 complex subunit S homeolog isoform X2, with translation MLSAVMANRKIECIFFSEFHPTHGTKITYQVPEEYIFRELFDSVHVYIITKHELQNKLITVTAMDKKLIGCPVCIENKKYSRNALLFNLGFVCDARAKTCALEPIVKKLAGYLTTLELETGFISNEDSKQRLVPIMNILLEGLNSTGECSLPIDESNTMHLKVIEPRVSPPTAQEYDVPVFIEEKEDFSNSQWDLTTQQILPYIDGFRHIQKISAEADVELNLVRIAIQNLMYYGVVTLVSIFQYSNVYCTTPLVHELIHDKALQEECLNYVSKPGLKRPSLRDVFQLYCGLSPGTTVRDLIARYTQQLQRVDERDELSGA, from the exons A TGCTTTCCGCAGTGATGGCCAACCGGAAGATCGAGTGCATTTTCTTCAGTGAGTTTCATCCAACTCATGGCACAAAGATAACCTACCAG GTTCCGGAGGAATACATTTTTCGAGAGCTGTTTGACTCCGTGCATGTGTATATCATTACCAAACATGAGCTGCAGAACAAACTAATCACAGT AACTGCCATGGACAAGAAGCTGATTGGTTGTCCTGTATGCATTGAGAACAAGAAATACAGTCGAAATGCTCTGCTCTTTAACCTAGGCTTTGTGTGTGATGCTCGAGCAAAGACGTGTGCTCTGGAGCCCATCGTGAAGAAGCTAGCGGGATATCTCACCACACTGGAG CTGGAAACTGGGTTTATCTCAAATGAAGATAGCAAACAGAGATTGGTGCCTATAATGAATATCTTACTGGAAGGCCTTAACTCCACGGGCGAATGTTCCCTCCCTATAG ATGAGAGTAACACTATGCATTTGAAAGTGATTGAGCCTCGAGTGTCGCCACCAACCGCACAGGAATACGATGTTCCTGTCTTTATTGAAGAGAAAGAAGATTTTAGTAATTCACAATGGGATTTAACCACTCAGCAG atcctTCCATACATTGATGGTTTCCGTCACATCCAGAAGATTTCTGCAGAGGCTGATGTGGAACTGAACCTTGTGCGAATTGCAATCCAAAACCTGAT GTACTATGGAGTGGTTACATTAGTTTCAATATTTCAG TATTCCAATGTATATTGTACAACTCCACTGGTGCATGAGCTTATCCATGACAAAGCTTTACAAGAGGAATGTCTGAACTACGTGAGTAAGCCAG GCCTTAAGCGGCCCAGTCTCCGTGATGTCTTCCAGCTGTACTGTGGCCTAAGCCCAGGTACTACAGTAAGAGATCTGATCGCTCGATATACACAGCAGCTACAAAGAGTGGATGAAAG GGATGAGTTATCGGGAGCTTGA
- the cyb561d2.S gene encoding cytochrome b561 family member D2 S homeolog isoform X1 → MSQNTDGDSRVFQALRVLSGVAAHVASLSLTVYVTYVSQPGATLFSWHPFLMTLAFSFLMTEAILVFSPDSSLLRSFSRRARVQVHWVLQLLCVVCSLLGLGIIYSNKVLQGKPHFSTWHGLLGVLTVFWALLQSLGGVSLLYPKLVQRWKLASRKLYHATAGLIGYLLGCGSLLLGMCSLWFGASVTAVSWYLCVLCPVLTGLVVMNQVSNAYLYRKRSQS, encoded by the exons ATGTCTCAGAATACAGACGGTGACTCCCGTGTGTTCCAAGCTCTACGAGTGCTGTCAGGAGTCGCCGCTCATGTCGCTTCTCTATCGCTTACTGTCTACGTGACGTACGTATCACAGCCTGGAGCAA CTCTGTTCTCATGGCATCCATTCCTCATGACGCTTGCA TTCTCTTTCCTGATGACAGAGGCAATCTTGGTGTTCTCTCCAGACTCCTCCTTACTCCGTTCCTTTTCTCGGAGAGCACGGGTACAAGTACACTGGGTTCTACAGCTGTTGTGTGTGGTCTGCTCATTGTTGGGTCTCGGAATAATCTATTCCAACAAGGTTCTACAGGGAAAACCACACTTTTCTACGTGGCATGGACTTCTTGGGGTACTGACTGTGTTTTGGGCTCTGCTGCAGAGCCTCGGAGGGGTCTCTTTACTTTACCCAAAACTTGTACAGCGTTGGAAGCTGGCCTCTCGCAAGCTTTATCATGCAACAGCTGGTCTAATCGGCTACTTGCTGGGTTGTGGTAGCCTTCTGCTGGGAATGTGTTCCCTTTGGTTTGGTGCTTCTGTCACCGCCGTGTCCTGGTATCTTTGTGTTCTGTGTCCAGTACTTACAGGCCTTGTCGTCATGAACCAAGTGAGCAATGCATATCTATATCGCAAAAGGAGCCAGTCCTga